A region of the Candidatus Methylomirabilota bacterium genome:
CGCCAGTCACCTGCTGGTCGGCCGCCATCACGCGAGCCCAGGGAACGATTCTCATGGTCGACCCTTTTATGGACCGTGCCAGGCTCAGGAGCTCCTGGCCTCCCTGGAGGCAGAGATCGGTGTTACGATGGTGCCCTTCGATGAGGTGGTCTACCTGCCTGAAGACGACCGCTACGAAGAACTGGCGCGTGTCCCCAAGGACAGGAAGGTCGTGAGGCTCTCCGGGACCGACGCGCGCGAGCGCTACCTCCAGGACGGCAAGAGGCTTCCGGCGTGGTTTACGCGACCCGAGGTCGCCGACCTGCTTACCCGGGCGTATCCGCCGCGCCATCAGCAAGGGTTCTGCATCTGGTTCACGGGGCTCCCGTGCGCCGGCAAATCGACCATTGCCGAGATCCTTGCGGTGCTCCTGATGGAGCAGGGCCGGCAGGCGACCCTGTTGGACGGGGACGTCGTGCGCACCCATCTCTCGAAAGGGCTGGGATTTTCCAAGGAGGATCGGGATACCAATATCCTGCGCATAGGGTTTGTCGCCTCTGAGATCGTGCGGCATCATGGTGTCGCCATCGCGGCTGCGGTGAGTCCGTACCGGGCCGCGCGGAATCAAGTCCGCGCGATGGTGGGCGAGGATCGCTTTATCATGGTGTATGTGAGCACCCCTTTGGAGATCTGCGAGCAGCGCGATAGGAAGGGCCTGTACGCGCGGGCGCGGAGGCGGGAGGCCACGGGGGTCACCGGGATCGACGACCCCTACGAAGCGCCGGTGGCGCCGGAGATCGTTATCGACACCGCCGGGCGCGCGCCTGAAGAGAACGCCCGTAACGTCGTACGCTACCTGGAGACGCACGGGTTTCTGCAGGCCGCCCCCCAGCCATAACCGAACCGTCGCAACGCCACCGAGGCCTGGATGTAGATCGCCCGTCAGCAACTAAAGTAAGATCCCTTTACCTCGACTTTGTGGAGGACGGCATCACGCTCTTTGATCGGGATGGCTTTTTCTCGCGCGTGCTTCAACGCCTGAGACAGCGGATGACAGAGTTGGGGTCAGTCCGCCGCCGGATGGGCGAAGCAGGTGAGACTCATGCCATCTCAATGGAATCCGCTCGCATGAGCTAAGGGGAGGAAGCAGGTGAGGGTGGGCGGAGCGGCGGCGGACTTTTCATTAGGCTGGAGGCTTATATGGTAGCGCCTCTTCTTCCAGGTATGCGCGTTCTCGTGACGGGGGGCGCGGGATTCATCGGATCGTTTGTGGTGGATCGCCTGCTGGCCTTGGGTCACGAGGTGCGCGTATTCGATGGTCTTGACCCCCAGGTCCATCCGCGGGGTGTCCCAGTCTATCTCTCATCAGGTGCCGAACTGCTGACGGGAGACGTCCGTAATCGCGGGCAGTGCGCCAAAGCTCTTGAAGGCGTTGAGGTGGTCGTGCATGCAGCGGCGGCCGTCGGCGTCGCCCAGTCTCTCTATAGAGTGGAGCATTACGTGGACGTCAACGTCAGGGGGACGGCAACGCTCCTGCAGTGCATCGCGGAGCGGCAGCATCCGCTCCGGAAGGTGGTAGTGCTGACATCCATGACCGGATATGGAGAAGGGGTCTATCGGCGACCCTCCGACGGCCGGCACATGCGGGTGGGCATCCGAAGCGAGGGCGAGATCCAGCGGTACGGCTGGGATCCTGTCTGTCCGGAGACTAAAGAGCCGCTGGAGCCCGTCCCGACCCCTGAGGGAGCTGAACTGATGGCCCGGAACGTTTATGCTCTCTCGAAGCGGTATCAGGAAGAGCTCGCCCTGAGCCTCGGGTCCGTCTATCGGTTTCCGGTAGTCTGCCTCCGGATGTTCAATGTGTACGGGCCACGGCAGTCGCTAAGCAATCCCTACACCGGCGTCCTGGCCATCTTTCTCAGCCGGCTCATGACAGGTCAGCCGCCCATCGTCTACGAGGACGGGCTGCAGACTCGTGATTTCGTCTCCGTCCATGATGTGGTGGATGCCATTGTAGCGGCGATCGCGTCGCCGGCGGCGGACGGAGAGGTGATCAACATCGGCAGCGGGGTCCCTCAGAGCATCGGCGAGGTGGCGAGGGTACTGGCGAACGTGGCGGGGGTTTCATCGATCAAGCCAACCATTACAGGCCAGTTCCGGCGGGGCGACGTGCGCCATTGCATCGCGGATCTGAGCAGGGCTCGACGGCTCCTGGGCTTTACGCCCAAGGTCACGTGGGAGGCCGGGCTTATGGAGCTGGCGCGGTGGTGCAAGGCGGCGGATGCGGCGGATCGCTTCGACCAGGCTGATCACGAGCTCCGCGCGCGAGGACTGCTCTCCGAAAGGCTCGATGCGCAGGGAGGGGCGAAATACCATGAAGCGGGTACTCATCACGGGGAGCAGCGGCCTCATCGGGTCTGAAGCCGTGACCTTTTTTGACCAACGCGGGTGGGATGTCCATGGGATAGATAATAATATGCGCAGGGCCTTCTTCGGCCCAGATGGCGATACCACCTGGAACCTGGAGCGGCTCCGCCGGAACACGCGGCGCTTTACCCATCGCGAGCTGGACATCCGTCATCGGGAGGCGATTTTCGCCATCCTGCGAGACCACCGCCCGGACCTGGTCGTTCACTGCGCCGCACAGCCCTCCCACGATCTGGCCAAGGATCGGCCCTTCGAAGACTTCGAGGTCAACGCGGTCGGGACGTTGAATCTCCTGGAAGCGGCCCGTCGCCACTGCCCGGAGACGCCGTTCATCTTCATGAGCACCAACAAGGTCTATGGCGACGCGCCGAACGAGAAGCGCCTCGTCGAGCTGCCGATAAGGTGGGATTACGCAGATCCTGCCGACTTCGAGGGGATCGACGAGCAGTGCAGAATTGACGCAAGTCTGCATAGCCTCTTCGGCGCATCCAAGCTGGCAGCCGATGTGATGGTCCAGGAGTATGGCCGATATTTCGGTATGCCGACGGTATGCTTCCGGGGTGGATGTCTGACTGGTCCCAATCATTCAGGCGCGGAGCTTCACGGCTTCTTGGCCTATCTGACGAAGGCGATCAAGGAAGACCGCGTCTATCGCATTTACGGCTACAAGGGTAAGCAGGTGAGGGACAACATTCACTCTTACGACGTCTGTGCCGCCTTTCTGGCATTCTATGAGTGCCCCCGTCAGGCTGCCGTCTATAATCTTGGGGGTGGTCGGGGCAATAGTGTGTCGATCCTTGAGGCGATCGCCCGGTTCGAGGAACTGATGGGGAAGCGACTGATGGTGGAGTATATAGAAACGAACCGGGTCGGCGACCACATCTGTTACATCAGTGACCTGCGACGATTGAAGGCGGACTACCCCGGCTGGAATATTACGCGGAACCTCGATGTCATATTTCAGGATCTGGCCGGTGTGGGGTGTGAGCGAGCCTCCGGCCCCTAGTCGCTTGCCACTCGTGGAGAGCGATTCCAGGCCCTACAGAGGCGCCTTGTTGACAAAGACCTCCAGTGAAACTTTCTAAGGGCACTGCATACCAAGCCATCAGCACCATTTCTGTCGGCCTTGTCATTTTCTTCCTGGCTGCGCTCCTGCTGCCGCCCTGGTTCCCCCGGATGCCGGAAAGCGGGCTCGACTCATCATGGATGTTTGTCCTAAACCATGCTTTCACCAACCACTTACAATTCGGGAAAGAGATCATCTTCACGTTCGGACCGTATGGATTCCTTTATTCAAGCAGTTTTCTTTATTCAAATCTGTTCTATCCTGAACACTATGGGGTTCAAATTGTTTTTTGGCTGGTCATAGCAGGTGTCATCGCAGCTTCTATAAATTTCTTATTGAAAAAAGGCACCACTTCTTTTTTCACGTTAATTCCGCAAATTATTTCGGTCTCGGGTATGATCATCACACTTGTGCTTTTTGGAAGCGATGTTGTTCTTTTAACTATTCCTTTATTGTTTATCTTTGTGTTATTTCAAGCTGAAAAGCAGATACATCATTTCAGTGGCGTATTATTTCTCGCGCTCTGCGCTTTCATCGGCCTTATTAAATTTACCTTCGCCATATGTGGATTCACCATGGTTCTATGCGCCGAAATGTATCGTTTTTCAAAAGGGAAATACCTGCCCATATATTTGGGAACATACATGCTCTTCTTTGCGCTCTTTTTTCTGTTGGCCCATCAGCATCTCGAAAATCTTGTTGCCTTTATCACAACCTCCTTGGAGGTTGCCGGTGGGTACAGTGAAGCCATGCAGCTTTTCAGCCCATCGGGTGAAATTATGGCCTTTATCGGCCTTGTTTTCTGTTTACTCATCCTCATTGCATGCGCGGAGTGGCGCTTCGGCCGCTGGCGTGAAGGCGACTGGCGAGGTCTGATTCTTCTGCTCAGCATCGTGATATTCAATTTCATAACCTTCAAAGCAGGTTTCGTTCGCCATGATGGCCATACCCTGATCGCCTGGGGAAGCCTGGTTATCTGTATTACAATCTATTCGACGAGGTTTTATCAGGATGTTCCTGTACGAACGTGGCGATTGGCGCTGGCAATC
Encoded here:
- a CDS encoding bifunctional sulfate adenylyltransferase/adenylylsulfate kinase yields the protein MKATAHQASQLISPYGGGLINLLAHGEERLELIEWANRLPALQLSPRSVCDLELLAIGAFSPLDRFMGQNDYLQVVEEMRLSNGLIFPIPITLPAPKTDDIRLGQEIALRTPTNELIAVMTVEERFEWDPELEAQRVCGTTDPRHPLVADMASRGNTYLSGPLHVLNLPKHYDFPDLRRSPAEVRCRLEQIGCAKVVAFQTRNPLHRAHEWMTKRAVEEIGGSLLIHPAVGVTQHGDIDHYTRVRCYRMLVERYYDPERTVLSLIPLAMRMAGPREAVWHAIIRRNYGASHLLVGRHHASPGNDSHGRPFYGPCQAQELLASLEAEIGVTMVPFDEVVYLPEDDRYEELARVPKDRKVVRLSGTDARERYLQDGKRLPAWFTRPEVADLLTRAYPPRHQQGFCIWFTGLPCAGKSTIAEILAVLLMEQGRQATLLDGDVVRTHLSKGLGFSKEDRDTNILRIGFVASEIVRHHGVAIAAAVSPYRAARNQVRAMVGEDRFIMVYVSTPLEICEQRDRKGLYARARRREATGVTGIDDPYEAPVAPEIVIDTAGRAPEENARNVVRYLETHGFLQAAPQP
- a CDS encoding NAD-dependent epimerase/dehydratase family protein, with product MKRVLITGSSGLIGSEAVTFFDQRGWDVHGIDNNMRRAFFGPDGDTTWNLERLRRNTRRFTHRELDIRHREAIFAILRDHRPDLVVHCAAQPSHDLAKDRPFEDFEVNAVGTLNLLEAARRHCPETPFIFMSTNKVYGDAPNEKRLVELPIRWDYADPADFEGIDEQCRIDASLHSLFGASKLAADVMVQEYGRYFGMPTVCFRGGCLTGPNHSGAELHGFLAYLTKAIKEDRVYRIYGYKGKQVRDNIHSYDVCAAFLAFYECPRQAAVYNLGGGRGNSVSILEAIARFEELMGKRLMVEYIETNRVGDHICYISDLRRLKADYPGWNITRNLDVIFQDLAGVGCERASGP
- a CDS encoding NAD-dependent epimerase/dehydratase family protein yields the protein MVAPLLPGMRVLVTGGAGFIGSFVVDRLLALGHEVRVFDGLDPQVHPRGVPVYLSSGAELLTGDVRNRGQCAKALEGVEVVVHAAAAVGVAQSLYRVEHYVDVNVRGTATLLQCIAERQHPLRKVVVLTSMTGYGEGVYRRPSDGRHMRVGIRSEGEIQRYGWDPVCPETKEPLEPVPTPEGAELMARNVYALSKRYQEELALSLGSVYRFPVVCLRMFNVYGPRQSLSNPYTGVLAIFLSRLMTGQPPIVYEDGLQTRDFVSVHDVVDAIVAAIASPAADGEVINIGSGVPQSIGEVARVLANVAGVSSIKPTITGQFRRGDVRHCIADLSRARRLLGFTPKVTWEAGLMELARWCKAADAADRFDQADHELRARGLLSERLDAQGGAKYHEAGTHHGEQRPHRV